Within Candidatus Eisenbacteria bacterium, the genomic segment GAACCAGCTGGGCGATCTCCTCGCCGTCCAGCACCTCCCTCTCCCGGAGCGTCTCCGCGATTCGGACCAGCATCTCCCGGTTCTCCTCGAGGAGCCGTTTCGCCCGCTCGAACTGGGCGTCCACGATTCCCCGGATTTCCTCGTCGATGGCGACGGCGGTTTTCTCCGAGTAATCGCGGTGGCGGGCGATTTCGCGGCCGAGGAAGATCTGCTCTTCCTTTTGCCCGAATGTGAGCGGGCCGAGCTTCTCGCTCATACCCCACTCGCAGACCATCTTGCGCGCCAACGTGGTCGACTTCTCGATGTCGTCCCGCGCGCCGGTGGTCAGCTCGTTGAAAATCAGGATCTCCGCCGCCCGGCCGCCCATGCTGAGCGCCACCACGTCCAGGCAGTACTCCTTGCTCCACTTGTGCTTCTCGTCCATCGGCAGCAGGTGGGTGACTCCCAGCGCCTGTCCCCTCGGAATGATCGAAACCTTGTGGAGCGGGTCGGCGTTCGGCAGGAGGAAGGCGAGGAGCGCATGCCCCGCCTCGTGATAGGCGGTCCCCTTCTTCTCCTCGTCGCTGAGGATGAGCGATTTCCGCTCCATCCCCATCATCACCTTGTCCTTCGACTCCTCGAAGTCGGTCATTCTCACCTTGTCCCGGTTGCGGCGCGCGGCGAGGAGCGCCGCCTCGTTCACCAGGTTGGCGATGTCCGCGCCCGAGAGGCCCGGCGTGCCGCGGGCGAGCACGGGGAGGGAGACGTCCGGACCGAGAGGGATCTTTCTTGTGTGAACTTTCAGGATCCCCTCGCGACCCGCCACGTCCGGCATGTCCACCACGATCTGCCGGTCGAAGCGCCCCGGCCGGAGGAGCGCCGGGTCGAGCACGTCGGGCCGGTTGGTGGCGGCGATCAGGATCACCCCCTCCTTCGACTCGAAGCCGTCCATCTCGACCAGGAGCTGGTTCAGCGTCTGTTCCCGCTCGTCGTGGCCGCCGCCGAGGCCGGCGCCCCGGTGCCGGCCCACCGCGTCGATCTCGTCGATGAAGATGATGCAGGGCGCGCTCCGCTTCCCCTGTTCGAAGAGGTCCCGCACGCGGGAGGCGCCGACGCCGACGAACATCTCCACGAAATCGGAGCCGCTCATGGAGAAGAAGGGAACCTCCGCCTCGCCGGCCACGGCCTTGGCGAGGAGCGTCTTCCCCGTCCCGGGTTGGCCGAGAAGCAGCGCTCCCTTGGGGATCTTGCCGCCCAGCTTCTGGAACTTCTCGGGCCGGCGCAGAAAATCGATGATCTCCCGCAGCTCCTCCTTCGCCTCCACCGCGCCCGCCACGTCGTTAAACGTGATCTTGGGGCGGTCCGCCGTGAGGAGCCGCGCCCGGCTCTTGCCGAAGCTGAATGCCTTGTTCCCGCCGGTCTGCATCTGGCGGACGATGAAGATCCAAATGCCGAGGATGAGCAAAATCGGCAGCCAAGAGAGGAGCATGGAGATCCAGTTCATCCCGATCGGGCGGGAGCGGATCGCCGCGTTCGGATTGTCCTCCCATATCGTTTTCGGCAGCTCCGGATCCACGGACGGGAGCCAGACCTTGAAATCGAGCGTTTCTTTTTGCGGTAGACCCTCGCCGCGGGAGATCAGCGCCGGCTCGTTGAAGGAGCCCTTCACCTCCTTCTCCACGATCAGCACCGAGGCGATGTTCCCCGCCTCCACCTCGTGGATGAAACGGGTGTAGCTGATCTCCGTCTCCGGGGAGCGGGCGTTTTGCCACATCCGGTACATCGTGAGGAGGAGGAGGAGGAGGATCACCCAGAGGGCGAGGCTGCGCATCCCCCGGTTGATGCGGGGGGTTTCCCTGCGCGGGTCGCGGCCGCCCCTGCCGGGGCGGTGGTCCGGCCCGTTTTCGCGGGGGGGATCCCCGTCGCTTTGGAAAAAGGAGCGTCCCGGACCTTTTCGGTCCGTGGGCGGAATGTCGAGCAATCGTCGGATCATCTTTTCGTGACTCGTTCCCGGGTCGAAGGTGTACGTGTCAAAGAAGGCGGGCGGAGGGCCGCGCCACCGGCCGGGACCCGATTCGGCTCGCGGCGCGCCGGCCGCGGTCGAAACGGAAAGAGGTTTCCCGATCCGGCTTAAGTATCGTTCGGCACGGGGAGAATTGCAACCGTCAAGATCTTTGTCGTCGATCGAGTTAACCGCGCTCGGTCGGCGATCTCCACGCCCGCCGCCCAGAGGATCCCCTCGCGGTCGACGAGGAGGGGGACGTCGTCCCTGGCGTGGCGGGGGACTTTCCTGTCCGTGAAGAGGTCCTGCAGCTTCCGCCCGCCGGGCGCGCCGAGGGGGCGGAAGCGGTCGCCGGGGCGGCGATTCCGCACGAGGAGAGGGAACGCCGCGCGGTCCGCGTCGAGGCGCGCCGAGAGGGCGGCCGCGCTCTCCCCCGGCTCCGGTTCGCCGCGCTCTCCCATTCCCTCGGGGAGCGTCTCGATGCGGCAGAGAAGCGTGCGGCCGTCGGGAAGAGGAACGGGACGGTCGATCTCAACATCCATTTCGTAGGGGGCGGAGGGCGCGGCGGTCGTCACGAAGAAGAGACGATCCCCTTCGACGCGCGCCGTGAGCCCGCCGGGGATGCGAAGGGATCCGTCCCTCTCGGCGGCGGCGAGGGCGAGGAGACGGCGTGTCGTTCCCCGGCGGATCCGCGTTCCCTCGCCTCCCGCGCCGAGGGCGGCGAGGCGACGGAGGATCTCCGCGCCGAGGGCGGGGTGCGCTTCCGCGAGAAGGCCGGCGGGAGCTTGAACGGCGCCTTCGGGCGAAACCACGCCGCGGCGTTCGATCCAACGCTCCGCCTCGCGCCGCAGGTAGTCGTCCACTTCCGCCAGAATCTCGGCGCTCCACGCGATCGGTCCCGCCACCGAACGTCCCAGAAGCCTCTCCGCCGCCGGAATCAGCTCCAGGCGGATCCTGTTCCGATCGTACACCGCCCGCAGGTTGGTTCGATCGACGCGGGAGGGGATCCCCTCCCGGGCGAGCCACTCCTCGATCGCGGCGCGGGGGAGATCGAGCAGCGGTCTCACGAAAGGCCCGGAGCGGTGGGGAATCCCGGCGAGTCCCCTCGGCCCGGAGCCCCGGAAGAGGTGGTAGAGCACGGTCTCCACCCGGTCGTCCCTGTTGTGGCCCGTGACGATGCGGTCCGCCTTCTCCTCCTTCATCGCGCCGATGAGCGCGGCGGCGCGCAAGCCGCGCGCCCTCTCTTGGAGGGAAAGCCCCGCCGCTTTTTCGGCGGCGCGGATCGGCACGCGCGCGCTCCGGAAAGGGACGCCGAGGCGGGCGCAGTCGTCGCGGACGAAACGCTCGTCTTCGTCCGACTCATCGTCGCGCAACCCGTGATTGACGTGAAAAGCGGAGAGCCGAAGCCCCCATGCGTCCCGGATCCGAACGAGCATGTGGAGGAGGCAGGTCGAATCGGGGCCGCCGGAGAGGGCGAGCAGAAGCGCGTCTTCGCGCCGGAAGAGCGACCGGTCCCGGACGGTGCGAATCATGCGGTCGATGGCGTCCACGGCGGGGATCTCGTCGCGCGAGAGGAAAGGAAGAAGTGCCGGTGCAGGGACTCGAACCCCGGACACGCGGATTATGATTCCGCTGCTCTAACCAACTGAGCTACACCGGCAATGCCCATGTCTTCGCGCCGGAAAAAGAGAGGATAGGGGGAGAGGAGCCTTTTTGTCAACGCGGAAGCGCGTCCCGCCTCGCCGGAAGGCGGCGCCGGGCGGCGACCGCGACGAGGACAAGATAAAGAGCCGCGAAGAGCGCCGAGCCGATCACGCCCCGCCGGAAAGACCGGGGCCGGTATCGAAACGATACCTCGTGTTCCCCGGCCGGGATCGCCACCGCCCGGAAGGCGTAGTCGGCCCGCAGGATCGGCGCCGGAACGCCGTCCACCGCCGCTTCCCAGCCGGGGAAGTCGGTCTCGCTCAGGAAGAGAAGCCCGGCTTCTCCGGAGCGGGCGCGGAGCGTGACGTCCGGGCCCTCCCGCCGGATCACTTCGCAGAGATCCTCCGGCAACTCCGGCGCCGTCCCCCGCGGGATCGCCGGATCCTCCTCGATGAAGAGGGGGCCGCGCGGGTCGAAACCGGGCACCGTGATCCGCCGCAGGATCTCGCCGCGGTTCTTCTCCACCACCCAGTCGTGGCGCAGAAAGGCTCTCGGCAGGACACGCGTGTTTTCGAGGAGCGTGAGGGGAGGCCGCCGCAAAACGCGGAAACGATCGCTTCCCTCCAGCGCCTCCTCCCAATTCCTCGCCGGCCCGTTCGCCGGCTCGTAGCGATCGGGCACCAATATGTATTTTAGGTTCAAAAGATCCCACAAGGGAAGGAAGAGGTCCGACGGGTGATGGAAAGCGGTGATCCGCCTTCCGTCGGGGAAGAGGTTCGGATCGATCGCCTCGAAGACGCGGGCGTAATGGGCGGGGAGAAGGGCGTTCACGCCGCCCAGATCTTCGATCCCGTAAGGGAGGCCCGTGTTGGAGGGAAGCATGTACTCCCGCGTGAAGCGGGAGACGCGGAAGGGCTCTTCCTCCTCCGCCCGCAGGGTTTGGAGCGAGGGGTGATCGGCGAAGATCTCATCCCGGGGCTGGGGCGTGTAGTAGACCCGGGCGAAGGTCCAGCCGTCCGCGAGTACGATCAGGATCGCCGCCGCCGCCGCCGCGCGGCCCGCCCGCCCGCGCTTACCGATTAAAAGAAGCGCCGCCCCGCCGGCGAGGACGATCGCGCCGAAACGGAACGCCACCTTCCACTGGTGCGCCGCCCATTCCTCCTCCGAACGTCCCTCGAGCCAAATGCGGGCGTGCGGCGGAACCACGGCGGGCCGGATCGAACTCAGCTCGACCCGGAACATTCGCTCCCGGGCGTCGCGGCGCATCGCACCGCCCCAGATGCCGGTCGCCGCCGCCAAGAGGGGTGCCGCCAGCATCCAGGCCGCGATGTAGGCGATCACCCGGCGACGATTGGCGCCGGCGAGCCGCTCGGCGATCGCGTCGAACCCGAATCCCGCGAGTACCGCGACGGAGAAGAGGAAGGGGAACTGGAGGCGATGCAGTTCGGCGCTGAAGCGCGCGAAGGGGACGAGCCGGTGGAAGAGGCGGAAGAGGTGGGGCGAAAAAGCGAGCGCCAAGGAGAAGGCGGCCACGGCGCCGAAGAAGATCGTCTCCCGCCGTCTTCGGAAGAGGAGCGCCGCCCCCGCGAGCAGGAGGGGGAGCACCCCGCCGTAGCCGATCCACCCGACGTCGGAGGGATGGGGAAGCGCCCCCTGGTAGGGGACGATCCAGTAGTTTTCGTCCACCGGGTTGCCGAAGAAGTCGGGAAGGACCGCGCGGATCATCGACCAGGGGCGCGGCTGATGGTCCCGGAGAATCTCCTCCACCGGGATGTTCCGGCGCTCCGAGAGACCGCCCAACTCGGCGGTGGGGAGGATCTGAAAGAGAGTGATTCCGGCGCCGACGGCGATCAGGAGTCCCAGCGCCGCGATCCGGAACGCGCCGCGCCGCCGCTCCGGCCGGGGGAGCCCTCCCCACTCGACCAGGGCGAATGCGGAACTGATCGTGAACACATAAAGTATTGTCTGCGGAAAGCCGCCGAGGATGGTGAGGGCCGCGGCGAGGGGGAGGAGGGGGGTCCACCCCCGCCTCACCTGCCGCCGGGCGAGGAGCAGGAGCGCCGGAAGCCAGCACCCCGTCGAGATGTGGGGCGGGTGCCCGAGATAGGTGGCGAAGTAAGCGTTGAACAGAAAGGAGAGCCCGCCCACCGTGGCGCCGGCGTTCCCCACGCCGAGACGTCGCGACAGCAGAAAGAGGAAGAACGCGCCCAGCAGGAGATGGAAGACGACGAACGCTCCCATCGCCCACCGGTGGTCGATGCGGTAGAGGAGCAGGTTCAACGGGTGGAACACGCAGGACTGGAAGTCGGCCAGATGGGGGGTGCCGCACAGAATGTAGCGGTTCCAGAGCGGGACGCGCCCGGCCTCCAGCTCTTCGGCGGAGAGATGGCGTCGCGGGTAATAGGTTTCCGCCGCGTCGTCCCGGAAGGAAGGCCGGGCTTGGCGTTCCAACGTCGCCGTCGCGCGCCAGGGGAGCCAGCGGGACATGTTGCTCGTCACCAGGGCGTTCGGGCCGAAGAGGACGTCCCGGAAAAAGAGAAGCGCGACGAGCGCCAGGAAGAGGAGGGCGATCCGTTCGCCACGCCCGCGCCCGCCGTTCCCGAGGAGGGATGGGATCATGACAGGTAAAGTTCCCTCCAGAGCCGGGCCATCTGGAGCATGGTCATTACGATTTCCCGGATCCGGTACCGGCTGCCGCCGGCGCGGCGCCGGAAATGGGTCACGCCGACCTGGACGATGCGGAATCCCGCCTTGCGGGCCTTGAGAAGCACTTCCGCGTCGATCAGCCCGCGCGTGGAGGAGAGGGTGAACGCTTCGAACACCTCGCGTCGGTACAGCTTGAACCCGCAGTTCACGTCCCGCAGCGGGAGCCCGAAGAAGACCCGGAGCGCCGTGTTGTAGACCCAGGAGACCGCCTTCCGTTCCCAGCCGTCCATCCGTCGGATTTTGTAGGCGGAGACGATGTCCGCGTCGCGGATGAGCGGGATCAGCCGAGAGAGTTCCGCCACGTCGAACTGCAGGTCCCCGTCCGTGTAGAAGATCAGGTCGAATCGCGCCGATTCGAATCCGCTCCGGAGCGCCAGCCCGTAACCCCGGTTGACGGGGTGCCGGATCACCCGGATCCGGCGGTTCTCCCGGGCGAGACGATCGGCGATCTCCGGCGTCCGGTCGGTGGATCCGTCGTCGACGATGATCACCTCGTAGTCGGAGGCGAGGTCGCGAAGCACGCGGTCCGCCCTCCGGGCCAACTCCTCCACCGTGTCCTGCTCGTTGCAGGCGGGGAAGAAGAAGGAGATGGTCGGTTTGTCCAGTGGCGCGCTCATCTTCAGTCCCCGCTCCCGATGTATCCGAGCGATCGGAGGCGTTCCATCTCTTCCTCGCTCAGCTCGGGGAAGCCCGTCGCGGCGCCTCCCTCCTGAATCATCCATGCATTCAGCATATCGGCCATCCGCGCGAGGCTCTCCGGGTCTCGGCCTGATCGATCCTCTTGCTCCGCCGGGTCGGCGTCCATGTCGTAGAGAAGGCCCCCCTCCTCTCCGTCGACGGTGATCCACTTCCAGCCGCCGTAACGGACGGCGTGACGCGGGAGCGATTTCCAGTCCTGTTTGGGCGGATAAACCTCGGCGAAGACCGGCGCCTCCTCCTGGGTTTCGCCGCGGAGCGAAGGGGCGAACGAACGTCCCTCCATCGGGTATTTCTCCGGCGGGATCGAGAGAAGGTCCAGGATCGTCGGCGCCAGATCGATGTTCCGTACGGTCGTTCCGGAGAGGGCTCCCGCCGGCGCCGTGCCCGGGGCGCGCACGATCAACGGCACCCGGATCGACTGGTCGTAGAGCATGATGTCGTGACCGAAGTAGCGGTCGTGTTCGTAGAGCACCTCGCCGTGGTCGGCGGTGAAGAAGACGAGCGTGTGGTCGAGCACGCCGCGCTCCCGGAGACGGTCGAGCACCCTGTCCAACTGGAGATCGGTGAAGGAGACCTCGCCGTCGTAGAGGCTGCGGAAGCGCTCGATCATCGGCTCGTTCAGCGCCAGATCCCCCAGCCAAACGCGCTCCAGCGTCGGCACGTCCGCCCGGAGGTCGCTCGACGGGTCCGGGTCGTAGAGGCGTTCCATCGGCGGCGGCGGCTCGTAAGGTTTATGCGGGAAGAACCAATGCACCCAGAGGAAATAGGGCTCCTTGAGTTCGTCGCGGATGTAATCGGAGAGGGCCCACACCTGCACGTCCTGCCCCTCCTGGCTCAAGAGCGCGTTGATCCGCTGCAGCCCGTAGTTGTAGCGCTCCCAGTAGATGTCGAACCCCCGGGCGAGGCCGTACTTGTCGTCCAGCACGTGGCTCGAGACGAAGGCGGCGGTTTGATAGCCGTTCTCCTTGAGAATCTGCGCGAGGGTGCGGTGTTCGTCGTCGAGGGTGAAGCCGTGGCTCAGCACGCCGTGCGTCCGCGGGTAGAGGCCGGTGAGGATCGACGTGTGGGAGGGGAGGGTGATCGGAATGGAGCTGTAGGCTTCCGTGAAAAGGGTTCCTTCCCGAGCGAGCCGGTCGATGGCCGGGGTGCGCGTCGACGCGCCCCCGTAGGCGCCGACCCGATCGGAACGGAGCGTGTCGATCGTGATGAGGAGGACGTTGGGAGGCGTCGAGGGTTTCCGCGAGCAACCGGAGAGGAGCGCCGGCAGAAGCAGAAGAAAAACGGCGAAGGCGCCGCGCCGGTGATCCGTCCCTCCTCTCCGCTCTTTACGATGCCCTTGCTCGCGCACGTTTTCCCCTCGGGATGCCCGGGGCGCGCGCCTCCGGGCGTTCCTGCGTATCTTGTAAGATACCAGGGAGTTGTGAGTCGGTCAACGCGATTTCCGCTCTCCTTTTGGCTCGATCCGGAAAAGCCCCGCCTCCGGGACGACCCGCCAGGCGCGCCGTGTCTCCGCCGAGATGTCCTCCACATAGAGGGGGACCCGGCCCCCGTACTCTTCGATCACCCGGTCGTACTCGCGGCGCGCGAGGTGGTGGACCGTGATGTCGGTCCGGATTCCCTCGACCGCCTGCAGATAGACGACCGCCATCGCCCTTCCCCACGGAAGGCAGATGTGGGCCCCTTCGGGCAGGTCCTCGGCGAGTAGCCGTCGCTCGGTCTCCAGGATCGTCCGGCTGTGGACGTATCCGTTTATACGCTCCGCCCGCCGCGCCAGGTCCGCCCCGTTGCCGGCGGCGAGGGCGACGAGCAGGAGGGGGAGTACGAAGGACGCCGCGCCCGTCCGGGGCGCGAGACGCCGCAGGTCCGCCAGGAGCAGGGAACCGCCGAGAAGGAGGAAGAGGGTGGAGGGGAGAACGAAATCCTCCAGGTCCATGGTGCGGAAATTGACATAGAAGAGCGTGTTCGCCAGGAAGCAGTAGAGCAGAAGAAGCGCCGCGGAGCGCCCCCGCCGCGCCGCGCCCCAGAGGAGCCCCGAGAGGCCGATGGGGAGAAGGAAAGCGCCGGCGGTCCTCCGGAAGTAATCGGGGAACCCCGCCGCGTTCTCCCGGGCCGTGTCGTCGAACCAGGTGAGCTTGCGGCCCGGGCCGGCGCCGCGAAGCTTGAAGAGAAAACGATCGCCGAAGGAATCGCCGGCGCTCTCTTTATCGAGCAGGCCCAGATCCACCTTTTCCTGGATGTCCCGGAAGGCGTTCACCGCGGGATCGGCGCCGTTCCGTATCGGAAGGTGCAGATAGACGGTGAAGGCGAGGGGGAGGAGGAGAAGGGGCGCGGCGAGCCGCGGGAGGGAGGGGAGTAGCCTCCGGTGCGCGATCACGAAGAGGGCGTATCCCGGGGCGAAGAGGAGGGCGGACCCGTGGTGGGAGGCGTCGAGCCCGGCGGCCCACACCGCGAGCCAGAGGAATCGCTCCCCGCCGGTTCTTCTCCAGCGGAAGAGGAAGAAAAGCGTCGCCGCCAGGAGCAGGTGATGGAGGGTGTACACCTCCGCCAGGGACGCCACGTGCCAGAAAGGTCGCGCCAGGGCGAGCCCGGCCAGGGCGACCGCTCCGGCGAGGATGTCGCCCGTCGCCTCCCGCGCCGCCAGGGCGGCGACCAGGATCGCGCCCGCGCCCAGAAGCGCCGAGAGGAGGTTCATCGCGCGCGCCGGGTCGGAGCCGAAAAGGAGTATGGCGATTCGTCCGAGCCAGACATAGAGCGGATAACCGGTGGCGTGGGGAATGCCGAGGGTGTGCGCCGCCGTCACCAGTTCCGCCGAGTCCCCTCCCTCCAGATCCGGCCGGGCGGTCCAGAGGAGAAAGAGGAATGGGAAGAGGAGCAGCAGCCACCCGATCCGATCGAAAAGGCCGCCCGTCTTCATGGAAACGCCGCTCATGCTTCCCTCCCGATCTCCGTTCATACCCGATTCGCGCCCGCCACGGAACTCTTTTCGCGCGCGGCGGACCTTGACCCTCCCCCCGGGGTTGACTAAGATGAGCCCCGATTTACACCCCATGGATCGGCGAAGGATATGGTGAAACGGACATTTTGCCTCGCGGCGCTTCTCGCGCTCCCGCTTCTCTCCTGCGGAACGAAGGACGCGGACACGCTGGTCGGCTCCGGGCTGGTGGACAACCGGTCCACCGCTATGCCGCGGTCGATCGTCCTCAGGGATTTGACGGCGGACACCTATTTCGAGGCGAGCCTCGAGCCGGGCGAGCAGCCCGACCTGCTGGTCGGCCGGCGCCGCAAGTTCGGATACCGCGCGGCGGTCTATTTCAGCCTTTCCGGATTCAACGAGCCGACGGACAGCCTGGTCGAGGCGCGCCTCACCGGCATCCCCTGGTCGCCCGGGGACGGCGCCGGCGAGGTGCGGATCGGCCGGATCCTGGAGGATTGGACGGAAAAATCCGAGACGGAGACCTTGGAGACGGCGGACGATTTCGACGTGATCTTCGCTGGCGGAATCGACGCGGCGCTCCCCCTCGAGTGGGCGCGCGGTTGGATCGACTCCTCCGCCGGCAACAACGGGCTGCTCCTCTCGCCGATCGGCGATGAAGAATCCCTCCTCCGCTTCCCGTCGATGGAGGCGGACACCGCGTCCCCCGGCGAACCGTTCCGTCTTCTGCTCACCTACAGGGACACCCTCGGCGCCGACACGACCGTGACGCGCAACCTCTCCCTCGACCGCTTCTACGCCTTCAAGTTCGACCCCGCCTCCTATGTGGTGGAGAACGAAACGTCGGACACGCTCCTCGTCGGGCAGCGCGAAGCGGTCACCAACCAGGCGATCTTTCAGTTTCTCTTCCCCGATTCCCTCGGCGACGTCACCATCAATCGCGCGGAGTTGGTGCTGACGGTGGCGCGGACGGAGATCGAGGAGGAGAGCCTGCTCGTGATGAACGCGCTTCGCGTGCTGAACGACGAGCTGGAGAGCGACTCCATCGCCATCAGCGCCGTCATCTATGACGACGAGAAGGCGATCGGCCCCTCCGA encodes:
- the ftsH gene encoding ATP-dependent zinc metalloprotease FtsH, encoding MRSLALWVILLLLLLTMYRMWQNARSPETEISYTRFIHEVEAGNIASVLIVEKEVKGSFNEPALISRGEGLPQKETLDFKVWLPSVDPELPKTIWEDNPNAAIRSRPIGMNWISMLLSWLPILLILGIWIFIVRQMQTGGNKAFSFGKSRARLLTADRPKITFNDVAGAVEAKEELREIIDFLRRPEKFQKLGGKIPKGALLLGQPGTGKTLLAKAVAGEAEVPFFSMSGSDFVEMFVGVGASRVRDLFEQGKRSAPCIIFIDEIDAVGRHRGAGLGGGHDEREQTLNQLLVEMDGFESKEGVILIAATNRPDVLDPALLRPGRFDRQIVVDMPDVAGREGILKVHTRKIPLGPDVSLPVLARGTPGLSGADIANLVNEAALLAARRNRDKVRMTDFEESKDKVMMGMERKSLILSDEEKKGTAYHEAGHALLAFLLPNADPLHKVSIIPRGQALGVTHLLPMDEKHKWSKEYCLDVVALSMGGRAAEILIFNELTTGARDDIEKSTTLARKMVCEWGMSEKLGPLTFGQKEEQIFLGREIARHRDYSEKTAVAIDEEIRGIVDAQFERAKRLLEENREMLVRIAETLREREVLDGEEIAQLVRGEELDPPPPAEYGGRSTTPEKPRDEGAPADGTADEEASEPGEAEPGNHAEPTA
- the tilS gene encoding tRNA lysidine(34) synthetase TilS produces the protein MDAIDRMIRTVRDRSLFRREDALLLALSGGPDSTCLLHMLVRIRDAWGLRLSAFHVNHGLRDDESDEDERFVRDDCARLGVPFRSARVPIRAAEKAAGLSLQERARGLRAAALIGAMKEEKADRIVTGHNRDDRVETVLYHLFRGSGPRGLAGIPHRSGPFVRPLLDLPRAAIEEWLAREGIPSRVDRTNLRAVYDRNRIRLELIPAAERLLGRSVAGPIAWSAEILAEVDDYLRREAERWIERRGVVSPEGAVQAPAGLLAEAHPALGAEILRRLAALGAGGEGTRIRRGTTRRLLALAAAERDGSLRIPGGLTARVEGDRLFFVTTAAPSAPYEMDVEIDRPVPLPDGRTLLCRIETLPEGMGERGEPEPGESAAALSARLDADRAAFPLLVRNRRPGDRFRPLGAPGGRKLQDLFTDRKVPRHARDDVPLLVDREGILWAAGVEIADRARLTRSTTKILTVAILPVPNDT
- a CDS encoding YfhO family protein, with the protein product MIPSLLGNGGRGRGERIALLFLALVALLFFRDVLFGPNALVTSNMSRWLPWRATATLERQARPSFRDDAAETYYPRRHLSAEELEAGRVPLWNRYILCGTPHLADFQSCVFHPLNLLLYRIDHRWAMGAFVVFHLLLGAFFLFLLSRRLGVGNAGATVGGLSFLFNAYFATYLGHPPHISTGCWLPALLLLARRQVRRGWTPLLPLAAALTILGGFPQTILYVFTISSAFALVEWGGLPRPERRRGAFRIAALGLLIAVGAGITLFQILPTAELGGLSERRNIPVEEILRDHQPRPWSMIRAVLPDFFGNPVDENYWIVPYQGALPHPSDVGWIGYGGVLPLLLAGAALLFRRRRETIFFGAVAAFSLALAFSPHLFRLFHRLVPFARFSAELHRLQFPFLFSVAVLAGFGFDAIAERLAGANRRRVIAYIAAWMLAAPLLAAATGIWGGAMRRDARERMFRVELSSIRPAVVPPHARIWLEGRSEEEWAAHQWKVAFRFGAIVLAGGAALLLIGKRGRAGRAAAAAAILIVLADGWTFARVYYTPQPRDEIFADHPSLQTLRAEEEEPFRVSRFTREYMLPSNTGLPYGIEDLGGVNALLPAHYARVFEAIDPNLFPDGRRITAFHHPSDLFLPLWDLLNLKYILVPDRYEPANGPARNWEEALEGSDRFRVLRRPPLTLLENTRVLPRAFLRHDWVVEKNRGEILRRITVPGFDPRGPLFIEEDPAIPRGTAPELPEDLCEVIRREGPDVTLRARSGEAGLLFLSETDFPGWEAAVDGVPAPILRADYAFRAVAIPAGEHEVSFRYRPRSFRRGVIGSALFAALYLVLVAVAARRRLPARRDALPR
- a CDS encoding glycosyltransferase family 2 protein, with translation MSAPLDKPTISFFFPACNEQDTVEELARRADRVLRDLASDYEVIIVDDGSTDRTPEIADRLARENRRIRVIRHPVNRGYGLALRSGFESARFDLIFYTDGDLQFDVAELSRLIPLIRDADIVSAYKIRRMDGWERKAVSWVYNTALRVFFGLPLRDVNCGFKLYRREVFEAFTLSSTRGLIDAEVLLKARKAGFRIVQVGVTHFRRRAGGSRYRIREIVMTMLQMARLWRELYLS
- a CDS encoding sulfatase is translated as MREQGHRKERRGGTDHRRGAFAVFLLLLPALLSGCSRKPSTPPNVLLITIDTLRSDRVGAYGGASTRTPAIDRLAREGTLFTEAYSSIPITLPSHTSILTGLYPRTHGVLSHGFTLDDEHRTLAQILKENGYQTAAFVSSHVLDDKYGLARGFDIYWERYNYGLQRINALLSQEGQDVQVWALSDYIRDELKEPYFLWVHWFFPHKPYEPPPPMERLYDPDPSSDLRADVPTLERVWLGDLALNEPMIERFRSLYDGEVSFTDLQLDRVLDRLRERGVLDHTLVFFTADHGEVLYEHDRYFGHDIMLYDQSIRVPLIVRAPGTAPAGALSGTTVRNIDLAPTILDLLSIPPEKYPMEGRSFAPSLRGETQEEAPVFAEVYPPKQDWKSLPRHAVRYGGWKWITVDGEEGGLLYDMDADPAEQEDRSGRDPESLARMADMLNAWMIQEGGAATGFPELSEEEMERLRSLGYIGSGD
- a CDS encoding DUF2723 domain-containing protein yields the protein MSGVSMKTGGLFDRIGWLLLLFPFLFLLWTARPDLEGGDSAELVTAAHTLGIPHATGYPLYVWLGRIAILLFGSDPARAMNLLSALLGAGAILVAALAAREATGDILAGAVALAGLALARPFWHVASLAEVYTLHHLLLAATLFFLFRWRRTGGERFLWLAVWAAGLDASHHGSALLFAPGYALFVIAHRRLLPSLPRLAAPLLLLPLAFTVYLHLPIRNGADPAVNAFRDIQEKVDLGLLDKESAGDSFGDRFLFKLRGAGPGRKLTWFDDTARENAAGFPDYFRRTAGAFLLPIGLSGLLWGAARRGRSAALLLLYCFLANTLFYVNFRTMDLEDFVLPSTLFLLLGGSLLLADLRRLAPRTGAASFVLPLLLVALAAGNGADLARRAERINGYVHSRTILETERRLLAEDLPEGAHICLPWGRAMAVVYLQAVEGIRTDITVHHLARREYDRVIEEYGGRVPLYVEDISAETRRAWRVVPEAGLFRIEPKGERKSR